The Microbulbifer pacificus sequence CCTGCTCATCTTGCTGATGCGCTTTTTCCGCCATGGCAAACAGTGAATCATCTACTTGGGCGAGTACTTCCTCCGCCCGGGCCCGCAACCACTGTGTGGCTTTCTGACTGACGAGATTCACATTTCTGGACAACTTCTGTGGTGCGGAACCTCGGGTGCTCGCGCGATCCTTTTTATGACCACCGCGTTCTCTCTTGCCCCCGCTCAAGACACCGCCGGTTATGACAAACAGTTCTTTATTATTTCTTTCCATATCATCCGTGCTCATTCCAGTTGCCCTCCTGGCAATGGTTTTGAGTGTACAGACCGCAGGAACCTATGTGACATCTCTCCATACCCTGCAGCAGATCAATGATTTATATCTGATTCGGACGAATCACACAGATATGACGACGGCTTTATCTTTCAGCTACCCGCGAACCGGTAAAAAATCAGCACACTCAGCATGTGTTACCGATGAGAGCCATCAATAGAAAACGGAATTTTCTCTCAATATCCAGCAATCCTAAACGACACACAAGACCCTAAAAGGGCCTTTTTTCGTCATTTTTCCGGTATAAAGTTGGATATTAACGACAAGTCAGGAGAGTCACAGCGAGGGAGGTACAACGAGGTCGACGAAATACACGTTTCGTCACGTAGTTAGGGTACAGAGCGAAAACGTGACAGTTTTATGACAAAAAAGGGGGCACAGAGCAGGAATAGATCCTGCTCAGTGCATTTCTCCACGGGACTTACGTACCGTCCCGATGACCGACTGCAGCGCACGCTCAAACAGCATACCGTCATCCAGCGGCATCAGTTGCGCGGCACGCAGCGCCTGGGCCAGTTCCCGGCGAGTGAACTCCGCCACTTTGGCACCATTGCGATTGACGAAAATAAACTGGTCAATATCCTTGATCACCGCCGCCAGACGGCAGCGGAACTGCTCTTCATCTCCGCGCTTCAGCTCAAACCAACTGCCCTGTGCCAGGCGGAACGTCTGCTGCCAATAGGAGTCATTTTCCGAGGGTTCCTCAACGTCCACGTGCTGCACTTGGCGTTCGACCGCGGCGACCACCTGCTCGAGTTCTTCCATCTGTGGCAGCTCGACGATGTTCTCCTCAGCATCCGCCACCGCGGAAACCTGAGAGGCGGCACGCACTTCTTCACGCACCTCATCCCGCAGCTGCTCCCTCACCTCATCACGCGCACGGCGGCTTCGCTCTTCGGCAATACGCTGGGCAAGCGCAAAGCGTTCACGATAAACCTCCTTGAGGCCGGCAAACATACGGCGCGCATCAAAAGAATTAAGTGAAACCGCTTCCACTCCGGCCTTCAGACGCTCCTGCAACGCCGGCAACAAGCCCAGTAACTGCTTGCGACTGTCGGGCATCGGTGCGTGGACGCTCCACACAAGATCCCTTGCCGTGCGCACATCGCGGCTCCAGCTCTCGCTGTCCGTTCCCTCTTTAATACAGCTCAGGAACAACATATTGGCCCAGACTTTTTCCAGCCATTCGGTCACCACCGGCGGCAGATCCCGCTCTGCCACCAGTGCGTCCATTACCGCCGCTACGCGCGCACGCGCAGCCTGAGTCTTGGCGCGACCATCGGCCTCATCGACGATACGCTGTTCCAGCTTCTGCGCGCGCTTGCGCTCACGCTCTATGAACTCCTGGAAGGATTCCAGCAGTACCGAGAAGATATTGATATCCTGATCAAACTCCGACAGCACCTGCGCGACGACATCACTGACCTTCCGGTACAGAGGGTCGGATTCATAGTTGTCTTTTGCCTGCCAGCCAGTACTGGCATCCGCCAGCGCATTGAGCAATTTTCGCGCAGGATGGCCGCCCTTGCTGAAGAATGACTTATCGGCGATGGCCACCTTGAGCAATGGCAGCTGCAGACGCCCCAACTGGGACTTGATCGGTTCGGCGAGGTTGCGGTCTTCGAGAATGAACGAAAACAGCATCTCCACCAGCTTGATGATATCGCTGTCTACTTTGGTCAGCGCCGCAGACTGGCGCACATCGACCAGGCGCTCCTGCAGCAGGCTGTTGATATTCAACAGCTGAATACCGCCATCATCGTAACTAACGGGCAGATGACTTTGCAGAGCTCCCAGGTGAGAGAGCAGATCCTGGGCCGCCATCGGTGCGACACCCGAGTTTACGGGCAGCAGGCCATACCCAGCAGCGGTGACATTGGCCCCCATCGACGTAGAGCCCGCCGCATCCTGCCCCGGCTGGGGGGCGTGGCCACGACCCGTCGGGCGCTGTTGATGACGAGCGGCCCGGCGTTGCTGCCTGAGCGAGGGCAATACCCCGAGCTCAACGAACAGTTCATTACACTGGTCGTAAATGGAACCCAGGTTCACCATGACGATCTGCTCAAACTTTTTCAGCAACGTCAGGCGTGCGCGAATGTGCAAATTCAACGGGCGAGAGGCCTCGACAAAGGCATCGCAGATTGCGTCAGGGCCAACAGGGTTATTTTTGTCGTAGATCTTGACGGACAACAGGGTATTGAGGCGCAGAGAAATTTCGGTGAGAGGTTCAGCGAAGTCCCGCTTGGCATTGGCAACCATGGTGTCCACTGCCACCAGCTGCTCAAGTTCATCGTTGTGCACTAACGACAGGTTGTCTGCGGAATAAATATCTTCGGATTTGTTATCGGAGGCCTCGCGCACCAGGAAAGCGCCCGCGACATTGTCCGCAAATTGCTCCACCACCTTGCGCCGCTCCACCCGCAGCAGTCGCAGCGCCTGGAACAGGCCGTCCTGCTCCTCCTGTCCGTGGGCTTTCTCCGCCATGGCAAATAGCGAGTCATCCACCTTGGCAAACACCTGCTTCGCCTGCTCCGCGAAGAGCGTTCGGGCCTTATCCCGCACGGCCATCACGGGGGCCGGGAGGCTGGCGCTTTTTTTACTTTCGCGCTGTTCCCGCTGCAAACCCTGCATGGATACCACGTTGTTGGAATCTTTCATTGCCACATAGCCTCGGCCGGTAGCCCTTCGGGCAAACCGGGTGATGCAACCGCAGGGGTTCTGGGAAACCATCTGCGAACCTGGTGTCTACTTGTCGCGCGCCACCCCATGAACGGAACAACAGCG is a genomic window containing:
- a CDS encoding DUF1631 domain-containing protein — encoded protein: MKDSNNVVSMQGLQREQRESKKSASLPAPVMAVRDKARTLFAEQAKQVFAKVDDSLFAMAEKAHGQEEQDGLFQALRLLRVERRKVVEQFADNVAGAFLVREASDNKSEDIYSADNLSLVHNDELEQLVAVDTMVANAKRDFAEPLTEISLRLNTLLSVKIYDKNNPVGPDAICDAFVEASRPLNLHIRARLTLLKKFEQIVMVNLGSIYDQCNELFVELGVLPSLRQQRRAARHQQRPTGRGHAPQPGQDAAGSTSMGANVTAAGYGLLPVNSGVAPMAAQDLLSHLGALQSHLPVSYDDGGIQLLNINSLLQERLVDVRQSAALTKVDSDIIKLVEMLFSFILEDRNLAEPIKSQLGRLQLPLLKVAIADKSFFSKGGHPARKLLNALADASTGWQAKDNYESDPLYRKVSDVVAQVLSEFDQDINIFSVLLESFQEFIERERKRAQKLEQRIVDEADGRAKTQAARARVAAVMDALVAERDLPPVVTEWLEKVWANMLFLSCIKEGTDSESWSRDVRTARDLVWSVHAPMPDSRKQLLGLLPALQERLKAGVEAVSLNSFDARRMFAGLKEVYRERFALAQRIAEERSRRARDEVREQLRDEVREEVRAASQVSAVADAEENIVELPQMEELEQVVAAVERQVQHVDVEEPSENDSYWQQTFRLAQGSWFELKRGDEEQFRCRLAAVIKDIDQFIFVNRNGAKVAEFTRRELAQALRAAQLMPLDDGMLFERALQSVIGTVRKSRGEMH